From one Acidobacteriota bacterium genomic stretch:
- the ectB gene encoding diaminobutyrate--2-oxoglutarate transaminase produces MAYEHAFAAENIFERRESRVRSYCRNFPATFRSALGSHLVDSDGRKYLDFLSGCSTLNYGHNHPALKRALLDYIERDGLAHGLDLHTDAKAGFLSALERLILKPRGLDYRAMFPGPTGANAVEAAIKLARKITGRTNVIAFTNGFHGMTLGALSLTGNAAKRGGAGVELTGVSHEPYDGYFGAGTDTADQLDQRLSDPSSGVDSPAAIIVETVQGEGGLNAASDEWLRKIEHIARKHGALLIVDDIQAGIGRTSGFFSFESAGIRPDIVTLAKSLSGFGLPFSLTLIRPEIDQWDPGEHNGTFRGNNHAFVTATRALELFWSDDAFEESVNRKAARLRTALKQIADRAEFAIKVKGRGMMSGIEMTSGEIAAEVCAECFRKGLIIETSGGEDEVVKVLAPLTISDAELDTGLKILSGAVDLVAARRKQSAA; encoded by the coding sequence ATGGCCTATGAACACGCTTTTGCGGCTGAGAATATATTCGAACGACGCGAGTCGCGCGTGCGCAGTTATTGCCGCAACTTTCCCGCCACGTTTAGGTCCGCTTTGGGGTCCCACCTCGTTGATTCCGACGGACGAAAGTATCTCGACTTCCTCTCCGGGTGTTCGACGCTGAATTATGGACACAATCATCCGGCCCTCAAGCGGGCGCTGCTGGACTATATCGAACGCGACGGTCTCGCCCACGGCCTTGACCTGCATACGGACGCGAAGGCCGGATTCCTCTCCGCGCTTGAGAGGTTGATCCTCAAGCCGCGGGGGCTTGATTACCGCGCGATGTTTCCGGGGCCGACCGGGGCGAATGCGGTTGAGGCAGCAATCAAACTCGCGCGCAAGATCACGGGCCGAACGAACGTAATCGCCTTCACAAACGGCTTTCATGGCATGACGCTCGGCGCGCTTTCCCTTACCGGCAATGCTGCGAAACGGGGCGGGGCGGGCGTTGAGCTGACCGGTGTGAGCCATGAGCCCTATGACGGATACTTCGGCGCAGGCACCGACACGGCCGATCAGCTGGACCAGCGCCTGTCGGATCCTTCGTCCGGTGTCGACAGCCCCGCAGCGATCATTGTCGAAACGGTGCAAGGCGAAGGCGGTCTCAATGCTGCGTCGGATGAATGGCTTCGGAAGATCGAGCACATTGCCCGCAAGCATGGCGCTCTGCTAATCGTCGATGACATCCAGGCCGGCATCGGCCGGACATCCGGATTCTTCAGCTTCGAATCGGCGGGCATCCGACCGGATATCGTGACGCTGGCGAAATCGCTTTCCGGGTTCGGACTTCCATTCTCGCTGACTTTGATCCGTCCCGAGATTGATCAGTGGGACCCGGGCGAACACAACGGCACATTCCGGGGTAACAACCACGCATTTGTGACGGCAACCCGGGCGCTTGAGCTGTTCTGGTCGGACGACGCTTTTGAAGAAAGCGTCAACCGTAAGGCCGCCCGCCTCCGGACGGCGCTCAAGCAGATTGCGGACCGCGCAGAGTTTGCAATCAAGGTGAAGGGGCGAGGCATGATGTCGGGCATCGAGATGACGAGCGGCGAGATCGCTGCCGAAGTCTGTGCCGAGTGTTTCCGCAAGGGCCTGATTATTGAAACCAGCGGCGGCGAAGACGAAGTCGTCAAGGTGCTTGCACCTCTGACGATTTCCGATGCCGAGCTTGATACCGGCCTGAAAATCCTCTCGGGCGCGGTCGATCTTGTCGCCGCGCGCCGCAAACAATCCGCAGCATAA
- the thpD gene encoding ectoine hydroxylase, producing MQLEAKADTKPDLYPSRLKPRAEWLDRRDPVVRGLPGMTPPVSQDQLNAFSENGFCVLEEVFPEEEVRKLLNEAGAMRVRDGLVPETRITERGEAGAGAVRSVFAPHRQSDVFARLAADSRLADVARFLLGDDVYVHQSRINYKPAFRGKDFYWHSDFETWHTEDGMPRMRAVSMSVMLTDNHPQSGPTMFIPGSHNKYVTCVGDTPENHYRESLKKQDYGIPDQESLTRLVQAGGIAAPAPKAGSVVIFDCNTMHGSNSNITPYERINAFLVFNAWSNRLERPFANTRPRPEFVAHRDVSRPIRPQKSFPAPHSGER from the coding sequence ATGCAATTGGAAGCCAAGGCCGACACAAAACCTGATCTTTATCCGTCGCGATTGAAGCCGCGAGCCGAATGGCTTGACCGCAGGGATCCTGTGGTCCGGGGCTTGCCCGGCATGACACCGCCGGTTTCACAAGACCAGCTGAATGCATTCTCCGAGAACGGATTCTGCGTGCTTGAGGAAGTCTTCCCTGAGGAAGAAGTTCGAAAGCTGCTGAACGAGGCAGGTGCGATGCGCGTTCGGGACGGCCTTGTGCCGGAGACGCGCATCACGGAGCGGGGCGAAGCCGGAGCCGGTGCTGTGCGCTCGGTGTTTGCGCCCCACCGGCAATCAGACGTGTTCGCGCGACTGGCAGCTGATTCGAGGCTGGCCGACGTCGCGCGGTTCCTGCTTGGCGACGACGTGTACGTTCATCAATCGCGTATCAACTACAAGCCGGCCTTTCGCGGGAAAGACTTCTATTGGCACTCTGATTTCGAGACCTGGCATACCGAAGACGGCATGCCGCGAATGCGGGCAGTCTCCATGTCGGTGATGCTGACGGACAATCACCCGCAATCGGGCCCGACAATGTTCATTCCCGGCAGCCACAACAAGTATGTGACTTGCGTGGGCGATACGCCGGAGAACCATTATCGCGAGTCCCTGAAGAAGCAGGACTACGGCATTCCGGATCAGGAAAGTCTGACGCGTCTCGTGCAAGCGGGCGGCATTGCGGCGCCCGCGCCGAAGGCCGGCTCCGTCGTCATCTTCGATTGCAACACAATGCACGGATCAAACAGCAACATCACGCCTTACGAACGGATCAACGCATTCCTTGTGTTTAACGCCTGGAGCAACCGGCTGGAAAGACCATTCGCGAACACCCGCCCGCGACCGGAATTTGT
- a CDS encoding ectoine synthase, translating into MIVRDLAKEILTERRVDSDGWSSVRLLLKNDGMGFSFHITTIHAGAELRMHYRNHLESVFCMEGTGSIEDLATGQIHQIRPGVMYALNLNDDHILRADAGGPMLMACVFNPPVTGKEVHGADGAYPADVDTKETV; encoded by the coding sequence ATGATCGTACGAGACCTTGCCAAGGAAATCCTGACCGAGCGCCGAGTTGACAGCGACGGCTGGTCGTCAGTGCGTCTCTTGTTGAAGAACGACGGGATGGGATTTTCTTTCCATATCACGACCATTCATGCTGGCGCTGAACTGCGCATGCATTACCGAAATCACCTCGAAAGCGTCTTCTGCATGGAAGGCACCGGTTCGATCGAAGATCTCGCAACGGGCCAGATCCACCAGATCCGCCCGGGCGTCATGTATGCACTCAACCTGAATGACGATCACATTCTGCGCGCCGATGCCGGCGGTCCCATGCTCATGGCGTGCGTGTTCAATCCTCCGGTGACGGGAAAGGAAGTGCACGGTGCGGACGGCGCCTATCCCGCGGACGTCGATACGAAGGAGACTGTCTGA
- the ectA gene encoding diaminobutyrate acetyltransferase, whose amino-acid sequence MPNEATITSGTESGTDRSNRARAQEVVIKAPTADDAADVHALIAACPPLDTNSRYANLIQCTHFADTCAVARLDGKVAGWVSGHHPPGRGDTYFLWQVAVSPAARGSGLPLRMIRQILSRAGQSRVRFIETSITSANEASWALFRSVADKLAAPIADRPWFEKSRHFAGQHDTEHLVTIGPFERVKATT is encoded by the coding sequence ATGCCAAATGAGGCCACCATCACGTCCGGTACAGAATCGGGCACAGACCGAAGTAACAGGGCCCGCGCTCAAGAGGTCGTGATCAAAGCGCCAACCGCCGACGACGCCGCTGATGTGCATGCACTCATCGCTGCTTGTCCGCCGCTGGACACAAATTCGCGCTATGCCAATCTGATCCAGTGCACCCACTTCGCCGATACGTGCGCAGTCGCGCGCCTTGACGGAAAGGTTGCCGGATGGGTTTCCGGCCATCACCCGCCGGGTAGGGGCGACACCTACTTTCTATGGCAAGTCGCAGTCAGCCCTGCGGCTCGCGGCAGCGGATTGCCGCTCCGTATGATCCGCCAGATTCTGTCGCGCGCCGGGCAATCGCGCGTGCGCTTCATTGAAACGTCGATAACCAGCGCGAACGAAGCGTCCTGGGCCTTGTTTCGCAGCGTGGCTGACAAACTGGCTGCGCCGATTGCCGACAGGCCCTGGTTTGAGAAAAGCCGCCACTTTGCTGGGCAGCACGATACCGAGCACCTTGTCACGATTGGTCCATTCGAGCGCGTCAAAGCGACGACCTGA